One region of Primulina tabacum isolate GXHZ01 chromosome 1, ASM2559414v2, whole genome shotgun sequence genomic DNA includes:
- the LOC142555256 gene encoding 65-kDa microtubule-associated protein 6-like — protein sequence MLALGSTCSCVRTSNNCNALVKELQQIWSEIGETEADKDRMLLELERECLEIYRRKVDEAANEKARLHQFIAAREAEVAMLMAALGEIYMNSPVQSEKKSKSLTLQLASVTPIVEDLKLKKEERTKQFADIKAQIEKITNEISGYGNLVSAATSLDLEEQDLSLRKVTEYQSRLRALQKDKSERLQKVMDYVNEVHILSSVIGMDFGKTVSDVHPSLRESSLEHATNISDSTLEGLDQAVLRLKTERKFRYQKLKDVAGSLFELWKLMDTKHEEKVYFLKITSILNLSESEIVQAGALTMEIVEQASAEVERLSKLKASRLKEIVLKKRSELEDICRKVHIQPDASSAADKIITLIDSGLVDPSEILTNIETQICNAKDEALTRKEIIEKIDRWLFACDEENWLEDYNRDENRYSAGRGAHINLKRAERARIMTCKIPAMVENLMRHSLVWEDEKHKQFLYDGVRLVSILEDYKLTRVQKEEEKKRSRDHKKLQNMLLMEKEAMYGSKPSPRRSNSFRTTNGYQAYGNGSVTPSPRRNSVGCATPEVQTPRSYFGRQNGYFKEMRRLSTAPLNFVAIPKEDIMSFSSVYGSEPESPQS from the exons ATGCTAGCGcttgggagtacttgcagctgtgTCCGTACCAGCAACAATTGCAATGCTTTAGTCAAAGAACTTCAG CAAATATGGTCTGAAATTGGTGAAACTGAAGCTGATAAAGATCGCATGTTATTGGAGCTTGAGCGGGAATGCTTAGAAATCTACCGAAGAAAGGTTGACGAGGCTGCAAATGAAAAGGCTCGCCTTCATCAATTTATCGCTGCCAGAGAAGCGGAGGTTGCAATGCTAATGGCTGCCCTTGGAGAAATTTATATGAACTCGCCG GTCCAGTCagagaaaaaatcaaaatcattgACATTACAACTGGCTTCTGTTACACCAATTGTAGAGGACCTGAAGCTTAAGAAAGAAGAAAGAACGAAACAATTTGCAGATATTAAGGCACAAATTGAGAAGATCACGAATGAGATTTCAGGATATGGTAATCTTGTCAGTGCTGCAACTTCATTGGACCTGGAAGAACAAGATTTGTCGCTGAGAAAGGTCACGGAATACCAATCACGTCTCCGTGCTTTACAGAAGGATAAG TCTGAACGCCTTCAAAAAGTCATGGATTATGTGAACGAGGTCCATATTTTGAGCAGTGTAATAGGTATGGATTTTGGTAAAACAGTGAGCGATGTTCATCCTAGTTTGCGTGAATCTAGCCTGGAACATGCCACAAATATCAGCGACAGCACATTAGAGGGTCTTGATCAGGCTGTCCTAAGGTTGAAAACAGAGAGAAAGTTCCGATATCAGAAG CTGAAAGATGTAGCTGGATCTCTCTTCGAACTCTGGAAATTAATGGACACAAAACATGAAGAGAAGGTCTACTTCTTGAAGATTACTTCGATCCTCAATTTGTCAGAATCTGAAATTGTGCAAGCAGGTGCTCTCACAATGGAGATAGTTGAACAG GCATCGGCAGAGGTCGAGAGACTCAGTAAGCTGAAAGCCAGCAGGCTGAAGGAAATTGTCCTGAAGAAGAGGTCGGAACTTGAAGATATTTGCCGTAAAGTTCATATTCAACCTGATGCAAGTAGTGCTGCtgataaaattattactttGATAGACTCAG GTTTGGTGGATCCGAGTGAAATATTAACTAACATTGAAACCCAAATATGCAATGCCAAAGATGAAGCTTTAACTCGCAAAGAAATAATAGAAAAGATTGACCGATGGCTTTTTGCTTGTGATGAAGAGAATTGGCTCGAAGATTATAATCGA GATGAGAATCGGTACAGCGCTGGGAGAGGTGCACACATAAATCTAAAACGTGCAGAGCGAGCGAGAATTATGACATGTAAAATACCAG CTATGGTTGAGAACCTGATGAGACATTCGCTGGTATGGGAGGATGAGAAACATAAACAGTTTCTCTATGATGGG GTTCGTCTGGTATCAATACTGGAGGATTACAAACTAACTAGAGTACAGAAGGAAGAGGAGAAAAAGCGTTCCAGG GATCATAAAAAACTCCAAAATATGCTACTTATGGAGAAAGAAGCGATGTATGGTTCTAAGCCAAGTCCTAGAAGAAGTAACAGCTTTAGGACTACAAATGGGTACCAAGCATATGGAAATGGATCTGTGACCCCTTCACCCCGTCGGAACTCTGTTGGCTGTGCAACTCCGGAGGTCCAAACTCCACGTTCTTATTTTGGCCGACAAAACGGGTATTTCAAGGAAATGAGAAGACTTTCCACTGCTCCTCTTAACTTTGTGGCGATCCCCAAAGAAGATATAATGTCATTTTCATCTGTTTACGGTTCAGAGCCAGAGTCCCCCCAGAGCTAA